The following coding sequences lie in one Lolium perenne isolate Kyuss_39 chromosome 2, Kyuss_2.0, whole genome shotgun sequence genomic window:
- the LOC127333548 gene encoding protein RETICULATA, chloroplastic isoform X3, with translation MALSCASVRLHGRVGAFKCRAALATSSGFSFPGARRWTARGIHCQFPPRASADGVDATTSGADVVVPEAGEFAGSAKEVAAVIQPTVFQQKGGEVSDFVGSGGNGKFPPGSGGGDGDNGTGGGGADGDSEGDDEFGPILSFEQVVQEVEKRGVSFPSLPADMIEAAKNVGIQKLLLLRYLDMQASAWPLGPAVRSCGLLRNRMLVDPAFLFKIGTEIVIDTCCATFAEVQKRGDEFWSEFELYAADMLVGVVVNVALVGMLAPYARFRGGSTSAGLLGRVRHAYDALPSSVFEAERTGYSFSVQQRIGSYFFKGFLYGAVGFSCGLVGQGIANLIMTAKRLSRPGLKP, from the exons ATGGCCTTATCGTGCGCGAGCGTTCGCCTGCACGGCCGCGTCGGCGCTTTCAAATGCCGGGCCGCTCTGGCTACGTCGAGCGGCTTTTCGTTCCCGGGTGCACGGAGGTGGACTGCTAGGGGAATCCACTGCCAGTTTCCACCGCGGGCCAGTGCGGATGGCGTTGACGCCACCACCTCCGGTGCAGATGTTGTTGTGCCTGAAGCGGGCGAATTCGCTGGTTCCGCCAAGGAGGTCGCCGCGGTTATCCAACCGACTGTGTTTCAACAGAAGGGCGGGGAGGTTTCTGATTTTGTTGGATCCGGTGGGAATGGTAAGTTCCCGCCTGGCAGCGGCGGTGGAGATGGGGATAATGGCACTGGTGGCGGTGGTGCTGATGGCGACAGTGAAGGGGATGATGAGTTTGGGCCGATCCTTAGCTTTGAACAGGTGGTCCAGGAGGTCGAGAAGCGAGGGGTTAGCTTCCCGAGCTTGCCAGCCGATATGATCGAGGCTGCGAAGAATGTTGGGATTCAGAAGCTGCTGCTGCTGAGATACTTGGACATGCAG GCCTCGGCTTGGCCCCTGGGTCCTGCTGTTAGATCCTGCGGGCTTCTCCGGAATAGGATGCTGGTTGATCCTGCATTCCTCTTCAAAATTGGGACGGAG ATAGTTATTGACACATGTTGCGCTACTTTTGCGGAGGTTCAGAAGAGAGGCGATGAGTTTTGGTCAGAATTTGAACTGTATGCAGCAGATATGTTGGTAGGCGTAGTTGTTAATGTAGCTTTAGTCGGCATGTTGGCACCATATGCTCGGTTCCGTGGAGGGTCTACATCAGCAGGCCTTCTTGGGCGTGTTAGGCATGCTTATGATGCTCTCCCGAGCAG TGTTTTTGAAGCTGAAAGGACAGGATATAGCTTTTCCGTTCAACAACGGATAGGGTCATACTTTTTCAAG GGGTTTTTATATGGCGCAGTTGGATTTTCTTGTGGTCTTGTGGGCCAAGGCATTGCAAACTTGATAATGACTGCAAAACG GCTTTCCAGACCCGGACTGAAACCCTAG
- the LOC127333548 gene encoding protein RETICULATA-RELATED 1, chloroplastic isoform X2, protein MALSCASVRLHGRVGAFKCRAALATSSGFSFPGARRWTARGIHCQFPPRASADGVDATTSGADVVVPEAGEFAGSAKEVAAVIQPTVFQQKGGEVSDFVGSGGNGKFPPGSGGGDGDNGTGGGGADGDSEGDDEFGPILSFEQVVQEVEKRGVSFPSLPADMIEAAKNVGIQKLLLLRYLDMQASAWPLGPAVRSCGLLRNRMLVDPAFLFKIGTEIVIDTCCATFAEVQKRGDEFWSEFELYAADMLVGVVVNVALVGMLAPYARFRGGSTSAGLLGRVRHAYDALPSSVFEAERTGYSFSVQQRIGSYFFKGFLYGAVGFSCGLVGQGIANLIMTAKRSVKKSEHDVPVPPLLKTSALWESLAWLDLLGASHDGAGKALGTDQARTHGVGGE, encoded by the exons ATGGCCTTATCGTGCGCGAGCGTTCGCCTGCACGGCCGCGTCGGCGCTTTCAAATGCCGGGCCGCTCTGGCTACGTCGAGCGGCTTTTCGTTCCCGGGTGCACGGAGGTGGACTGCTAGGGGAATCCACTGCCAGTTTCCACCGCGGGCCAGTGCGGATGGCGTTGACGCCACCACCTCCGGTGCAGATGTTGTTGTGCCTGAAGCGGGCGAATTCGCTGGTTCCGCCAAGGAGGTCGCCGCGGTTATCCAACCGACTGTGTTTCAACAGAAGGGCGGGGAGGTTTCTGATTTTGTTGGATCCGGTGGGAATGGTAAGTTCCCGCCTGGCAGCGGCGGTGGAGATGGGGATAATGGCACTGGTGGCGGTGGTGCTGATGGCGACAGTGAAGGGGATGATGAGTTTGGGCCGATCCTTAGCTTTGAACAGGTGGTCCAGGAGGTCGAGAAGCGAGGGGTTAGCTTCCCGAGCTTGCCAGCCGATATGATCGAGGCTGCGAAGAATGTTGGGATTCAGAAGCTGCTGCTGCTGAGATACTTGGACATGCAG GCCTCGGCTTGGCCCCTGGGTCCTGCTGTTAGATCCTGCGGGCTTCTCCGGAATAGGATGCTGGTTGATCCTGCATTCCTCTTCAAAATTGGGACGGAG ATAGTTATTGACACATGTTGCGCTACTTTTGCGGAGGTTCAGAAGAGAGGCGATGAGTTTTGGTCAGAATTTGAACTGTATGCAGCAGATATGTTGGTAGGCGTAGTTGTTAATGTAGCTTTAGTCGGCATGTTGGCACCATATGCTCGGTTCCGTGGAGGGTCTACATCAGCAGGCCTTCTTGGGCGTGTTAGGCATGCTTATGATGCTCTCCCGAGCAG TGTTTTTGAAGCTGAAAGGACAGGATATAGCTTTTCCGTTCAACAACGGATAGGGTCATACTTTTTCAAG GGGTTTTTATATGGCGCAGTTGGATTTTCTTGTGGTCTTGTGGGCCAAGGCATTGCAAACTTGATAATGACTGCAAAACG GAGTGTAAAGAAGTCTGAGCATGATGTACCTGTTCCACCCCTTCTGAAAACTTCTGCTTTGTGGG AATCCCTAGCTTGGTTGGATCTGCTCGGAGCGAGCCACGACGGCGCCGGCAAAGCCCTCGGTACAGACCAAGCACGTACTCATGGCGTTGGAGGAGAGTGA